In the genome of Nitrospira japonica, one region contains:
- a CDS encoding glycine zipper domain-containing protein encodes MLYTFSVIVMMVVALLAGEASAGLDVFVYPSKGQSKDQQEQDEFACYKWSKEQTGFDPTQTVQQAAPPQQHGQVVHGAARGAALGAVGGAIAGDAGKGAAIGAAVGGTGGAMRRRRQARETEMAQQQAEQKYEASVAGYKRAFTACMTGRGYTVS; translated from the coding sequence ATGCTGTATACATTTTCGGTCATCGTTATGATGGTTGTTGCTCTACTGGCAGGGGAGGCATCGGCCGGGTTGGACGTCTTCGTCTATCCGAGCAAGGGACAATCGAAAGACCAGCAGGAGCAGGATGAATTCGCCTGCTACAAGTGGAGCAAGGAGCAGACGGGGTTCGATCCCACTCAAACGGTGCAGCAGGCTGCTCCGCCCCAACAGCACGGGCAGGTCGTGCACGGTGCAGCGAGAGGCGCCGCTCTCGGTGCGGTCGGCGGAGCCATCGCCGGCGATGCGGGAAAGGGAGCCGCCATAGGTGCGGCAGTCGGAGGCACCGGCGGAGCGATGAGGAGACGCCGCCAGGCGAGAGAGACTGAAATGGCCCAGCAGCAAGCTGAACAGAAATACGAGGCCAGCGTCGCGGGATACAAGCGGGCGTTCACCGCTTGCATGACCGGACGGGGATATACTGTCAGCTAA
- a CDS encoding DUF3597 domain-containing protein → MGLLSTILEKLGLGHSTAQAGQQTAPQTSSASSVPPKTVPPKSMTVVDIVAKLEGMAATHKEKLNWKTSIVDLLKLLGIDSSLTARKELATELGCPQEKMGDSAQMNMWLHKTVLKKLADNGGNIPKELLS, encoded by the coding sequence GTGGGACTTCTCAGCACGATCCTTGAAAAACTTGGATTGGGTCATTCGACTGCGCAGGCCGGTCAGCAGACCGCACCGCAAACATCGTCAGCCTCATCCGTACCGCCCAAGACCGTGCCCCCCAAGTCCATGACGGTCGTGGACATCGTCGCAAAACTGGAAGGCATGGCGGCCACGCACAAGGAAAAGCTCAACTGGAAGACCTCGATCGTGGACCTGCTGAAGCTGCTCGGCATCGACAGCAGTCTCACGGCGCGCAAGGAGCTGGCGACGGAACTGGGATGCCCTCAAGAAAAGATGGGCGACTCCGCGCAGATGAACATGTGGCTGCACAAGACCGTGCTCAAGAAACTCGCGGACAACGGCGGCAACATTCCGAAAGAGCTGCTGAGTTAG